The segment CGTGCCCGCTCCACCCAGGCACGTCGCGGCTTGCACCGTAGACCCGGGCCCTCCGAGCTCCGCCGCAAACGCTGCCACCCGCGCTGATACTAACACTAGTGCTAACACTAACACAAGCTACTACCTCCTTCCTCTGGAGGCCTCAGGCATCCCAGCGGGCAGCGTGCTGCTACACTCTCAAACAGGTGCGTACCACCTGCCCCAGTGCCACAacgacgggggggggggggggggagtactTCATGTTAAATCCACTACCAAGTTTTATTattagtgtattattattattattattattattattattattggccaAATGATATGAAGGCAACAAGATCAACAGTGACGCATGGAAGACGACGGTAACTACGTCGTTATTGAGTGCTTGTTGAAATAAGCGACCCGTATCGTACACAGTGTAAATGTGTTGGGATGGTAAAATAGAACATCACAGTAATTGGAATAATCAGGTGAATTGTATTCACAGGACCTTGAGATCCGTTTCTGAAGCATCTGAAACGGTAAAAGGAGAAATCCTGTGGACCTGCGTTCTTGTGTTAACGGTGTCGACTAACTCTACCCCGCTAACTTTACCTCCCACTCTACCGCTCTTACGGTTTCTGTAGACCGCACCCCGCTGTCTAGATTTATCCTAACTGACTCTTAACGAGAAACCCGTTCTTTACGACGTGGCAGGTCAGCCGTTTACCAACCCCGACGGCAGCGCCGTGGTCTACAACCCTACCTTGACGTCACAGCAGGGGAGGGGCCAGCAGCCCATGGCTCCACCTCCACATCTCCAACAGCACCAGCCGGCCAATCACGTTGTGACACAGGTTAGTGAAGCTTCCTATCCAGCATCACTAATGGCACCGTGTACCAGTGTTTAGTGTCCAGTAGTCTACTTTCCTACCAAATGTGCTTCCAAATCTAGTCTCTCACACCTTCCTGCAGCCCTTCGGTTCATTTGGTGTGAATTTGAGACGTTATTTCTTCGATGTCTTCTGTTCCATccctgtctcttttttttcctctctctccctctctttctctctctctctttttcttctctgcaGCATTGTGGTCAGTGTGTGCAGTACTCAGCGATCTCTTATCCTCCTCCGCTCCTGCCTGTTCCTCTAAACCAACACTACACTGTggtactgctctctctctctctctctcttcctctccctccctcactctctctcgtgctctctctctctctctctctcactctctctctctctctctctctctctctctcactccctctctctctctctccccctccctctctctctctccccctccctctttcactcgctcgctctctctctctctctctctcagtaacCCACCATGTCTTCTCATACTCCCTCATTTTCTTCACACTTCCTTAATCCTCCTTTCCTCATCCTGTTATTCTGTCCTgtttgtttgactttttttttgttagtcgAAATTTTGACCATCGTTTTGTTCCATCGCCACTTTTTTCTGACCCACAGTAGAACCCTCTAGTTTAACGTTGTATTTTATCATTAAAGCCAGAAAGCTGATAAGTGGCTTAAAGGTATAATAGCACAATAGGAATCATTTCAGGCCCCCCCCCGTCCTCATTTAATCAATACACCGCTCTCCGGAGAACACACCGCCGACGTTAACGGTGGGAAGATGGCCCTCGGACTCTGATGTCCTGACCAGGTTTTAAATCCTGGCCTGCTTTTATCTTCTAGGAAAAGCCGGATCAGTTTCACTTCTCCAGACGCTTTTGATTGGCCAGTTAAAGGGGGAGGAAAGGGGGGGGGTCCTCATATTAAGAGTGTCTGCATACTCCATTCGGCTCTAGCGGCATGATTATGTGCCACAATGGTGACAGGACGTTATACTGTTTAGAGAATTAGGAAATGCTTTGTCTACAAAGGAGCAGAGCGATTTATTCCACTCAAGGAATTTAGTGCCAACATGCAACTGTTACttaataacccccccccccccccccccccccccttatttttatttatttatttatttattgtggtgGGGGTGTGAAGTCATATTCATGATGGAGCAAGATCTGATCTTGGGGTTCTGtgattttgtttgtatttaatgTAATTCGACTCATTTGGTCACACTCGCTTGTCTAAAAACAGGTAgagtttttttaaacattagcGTAGCTGGGTTAGATAGTTGCATATCTCATTACTATAGATGAGTAACTCGTGTGTTAGGTATTATAAAGAACCAAGGCAGTGTTcatcttagtgtgtgtgtgtgtgatgcagcagGACAGTCTGGGGAACCAGTTCAGCCAGTTGAGCCTGGTACCAGGCGAAGTGCCAGACCGCCAGTCGGGCCTCTTTTCCCACTCCATGGTGCTCCAGAATTCGGCCCCCACGGGCTACGTGCTCCAGCCTGGTCAGCCTGTCCCCATGCCCACGTACCCACCACCCACGCCAAGCATCCAGCAGCAGGGATACATCCAGCAGCCTGTGCAGCAGgtacacgcacaaacacacactctgattGTGCTCCTCATCTTGGTGCTTGTGTCGAGAATAAATGCATAAGAGTACCTGATGGAAACCATTCACACGTCAAATGTACAGATACCAAGCTCAGCCCACATGTTTGGGAGCGTTGCATCACGTTACACCAtctattattttcctaaaacgtTTCGTGTTCGTGTTGGATCGCTCTGCATGCAGctaacaagcaaaaaaaacaatagtgcTAAGCGTTATTCTTAAGTGAATAAATAGTGAATGAAATAGCTAACATGTTTGTAATTTcctgcgtgcgcgtgtgtgtgtgtgtgtgtgtgattttctgCAGATGTCCACATGTTACTGTGCTCCTGGTCAGTATTCCCACTCGAACCAGCACTACAGACCAGTTACCCCAGTACACTACAGCGGCCCACAGAGTCAACACGTACCACCGCAACAACCGGGTACATacaatacactatatacaccacactacatacactacactatatacactatatacattacactacatacactacatacattacactacattacactacactacatacattacactacactacatacactacatacactacactatatacactacactatatacactatatacactacactatatacactacactatatacactatatacactacactatatacactacactatatacactacactatatacaccacactacatacactacactatatacactatatacattacactacatacactacatacattacactacactatatacactacactacatacattacactacactatatacactacatacaatacactacactacatacactacactacatacactacatacattacactacatacattacactacactatatacactacactatatacactacactacatacactacactacatacactacatacattacactacactatatacactacactacatacattacactacactacatacactacatacattacactacactatatacactacactacatacactacactacatacactacactatatacactacactatatacactacactatatacactacactatatacactacactacatacactacactatatacactacactacatacactacactatatacactacatacactacactacatacactacacacactacactacatacactacatacattacactacactatatacactacactacatacactacactacatacactacatacattacactacactatatacactacactacatacattacactacatacactacatacattacatcacactacatacactacactacatacactacatacattacactacatacattacactacactatatacactacatacactacatacaatacactacactatatacattacatacactacactacatacactacactatatacactacactatatacactacactacatacattacactacatactttacactacactacgtacactacactacactatatacactacactacatacactacatacattacactacactatatacactacactacactgggATTTATACTGGTGCCATGTTTTGTATTGGGAGAATagaaatcagtgtgtgtggcgCAGTTCTGGGGGGGTTGGAGGCGGGGCCGTGCCACTGTCTGAGAGGCAGTACGATTCTCACAGTGAACCGGTCTCTTTTCCCACCCCTCGCTCCCGACGTCTGACCTTTCACCTCTCTACCTGTTAAACCCAACACGGTGAgcaaaagtaagtgtgtgtgtgtgtgtgtgtaatggtgctCGTGCTTATGAATTGTGAAAGCGTTACACCTTGTGCAGAACGCCACAGAAAGACTCcatttcagagtgtgtgtgtgggtgtgtgttagcgTGAACTCGTACACATGTGCCACTGAATAAAGAGGCTTTTATTCTCTTCATGTCTGCTTCATGTGAGTTAGTGGAAAAAATAGCTGccctgacactctctctctctgtctctccctctcctcccaCTCTTGAATTGATTGCTACCGCCTGCCACAAAGGAGGTAgccagacataaaaaaaaaaaaaaccctgtccgTACAGACTCTGTGAAAAGAGCCGTCGGTCTGCTGTCTCTCATCTCACAAGTACACATAGGTCGAGAGATGAAAAGCGAATTAAAGAGTCATAGAAGGAAAGCGATGAAAAGGGGGGACGCTGGAACAGAAGCGTAGCCTGGCGGGAAAACCGTGTAGGACGACGCACAATAGAGTCCTGCTCACGAGCAAATCTATCCAGAcggagaacaaaaaaaaaaacctgaagaaGTGAAGCGCGGACGCAGAAAGGAGCGCAGCTAAGCCCTGCCTCGGCTTCCAGGCTGACCTTCTCGGACCTCTTTGTGTTCGGCGTGCGCAAAACGCTCATCGTTCTTTAATGCGCCTCCCACACACCCCCAGATTAAGCTCTTTGTGTGAGAACCGTATGAACGAAATATAGAACCAGAAACATACTCATGGTGTAAGATTTAAACTAAACTACACATTTTTACGATTTCCTCAACAAATGCAAGcgctatttttatatatatatatatatatatatatatgtgtatgtatgtatatatgtatatatatatatatatatatatatatatatatatatatatatatatatatatatatatataaataatatgagattatttatagatagatatggatggatggggagggattgaaagaggtgtgtgtacatacatatatataaaattaaaatgtatttcatttatttatttttaatgctttcCGATAAAGTCTGTTTAAAAAGGTCATGTGAAAGTAATGAGTTCTCCATagagggatttatttattgtcacGGAAACActacatttattcacttcatTAACTGCTGTTTACCATGTCATTGTGCAAAGCCCTTTAAGCACTTAATGGGAATTTTATCACGGCCTGCAGCATAAAATTGCCCATAAACGAGTAGAGGAGTCGCGCGTACTGTGatgtccatttaaaaaataaaaaaataataataataaaaaaaaaaaaaaaaaaagcgctctTCAAGTCACACTTACTTACTTGCCGTTCACGCAAGCTGCTGATCTCCAGAAATATACGTCACGGTGGTTGAGACCGAAGAGAAATGCTTGATGATGCTCAGCGTTTCACcagatttcagtttttctgACGGAGCAGTGTGCGTTTTGAAATGATGGGATCGTGGTTAAAAGGGGAAAAGAGGTGAAACGGAGCAGGTTTGTAGAAATGATTTTAGTTGAAGGAATTGGAGTTACTCGTTTGGGTTTTATAAAAAGCCCCCAATCCCAGCTGATCAGACTCCAGCTGAAATGACAGTCGGATTTGACGTCTGGCGTGATTTGAATTCAAAACGGTGCAAGAGTTCATGGGGTGTTTGTGGTTTATACCTGTAACAATGAGCGCTGGTCGTGGAGAACGGAACTGAATgcgggttttatttatttaaggaaaGTAAGGTAAATGAAACATTATCATGTCGTTTCTGTTAGCTACACTTCATTTGGTCTTTTCACCAAGCACGTCAGAGTGCCTCGCTcggggtttggtttttttaagcacggatgtttttgtttatccTGACTTTATCGGCCGTTTTATGTTGTTTGCAAGTTGAGCCACGTGGTCTCGCTGCGTTCTCGCGAGTAACGCCGTCTGTCTGTCCTCCACCCTCTACAGGTTATCAGACCCTAATGCAGAGTCAACCCCCCAACTACCAAGGCATGATGGGAGCGCAGCAGCCTCAGAGCCAATCACTGGTCAGCAACCAGGCTGccctaaccaatcagattcagggTGTTGTGGTGCAGTACCCGCCCATGCCACCCTATCAGGTCAGTGCTTTTTGACTGTTTGTGATTTAGGGAGTTTGATTAAGGAAATATATCATATTTATCCTCGAACAAAACTACCTTTCATTTCCTTCATAAATAACCGCAACTAAAAATAGAGGAGTAGATTATtagtttaaaaatgtgtgtttgtttgtttgtttgtttgttcaggGCTCGCAGAACGTTCCTCAGCCAGCCTATCAGCAACAACTTGTCTTGCAGGGACCGACCAATCAGACGCAAGTGCCCTCGGCCAGCATGCAGGTGTACTACAGCGTCCTGCCTCCAGGACAACACTCCCACTCCACTGTTAggtatctcacacacacacactttcctgtGTATCAAatacactgtctctctctcactcacacacacttcactacaATGCCCTATTTTaattgtgtatatgtatgtctgtacataattttatatatatatttttatatatatatatatatatatatatatatatatatatatatatatatatatatatatatatatatatatatatgagtattataaatgtatgtgtatatatatatatataaaacaatgtacatttttagtagttgtttgtgtttttttattttttgaaagtaataatgaatataatattatataatatattctttGGTCTTTGAAcagatttattacattttgcaCGCACTCGTGTTTCCGCACCTTAAGATCCCCCGATGCACGTGTTCCTATCCACAGTTTGTGTCGTTTAGAACTAGTCTTTTACAGATTTTACAGAACCAGTTCCTCAGCCTCGGTCTCACTTTCACAGAAGGGGCGGGGGAGGTGCGGATTGATTAATCACGCTTTAATcaatctttctttcctttgccgTTTTCTTTCTCTGCGCGTTAGTTCCACCGTGGGCTTCCTGCCGCCTCCGGGTTCCGAGCAGATGCAGTTCCCCAGGGCCGCCTCTCCCTGCGGCTCTCAGCCAATCCCAACGCAGCAGTGCACAGGTATCTGCCGAGCTCTCCGCCGGTCGTATGGCGGCGAGCCACAAAAACACACTGTAGGAAAGCGAATACAAAAGGCAACGCGACGGTTCTTTGAAGTAATGAGATGATGTGTGAAACGTTGCGAGAAACTCCAGCGCGAGTAGTTTTGATGGAAGAACACTGAAAATCCGCATGCTGTGTCTGAGCGTCATGACCGTGTTCGCAGCTATTTGATTggagtgttgttttttttttgtttttttttttaaagcagtttatttatttatttatttatttaaagtttcatGAAAGtcagagggagagaaataaTATAACCTAACTCTTATTGCGGTGAATCCGCCTGCAGCAAAATCCACAAACATCTTTTACACACAATTTTCTTTCATTGCCTGCGTTAGGCGCATAATGTTAATGGGAATTTGGCTCAtgaatttaaaagaaataaaaaaaagcagattACATTTAGAACAATTTTGTGGATATATTCAGCAAAATAGTATTACTCGATGGCTTAGAGTAAAAATTTAAAAGTTCTCATTTTGATGgagtattataataaataactcGGGTAATTAAGGTCACGGTCATTTTTGATGGGGTTCCAGTGTCGTCTCTTCCAAAGATAGTCTTAttctttgtgtataaataaagctCACGCATGACTCGGTGATCACTGACCATTCATTGTGTAATAAAACAGCCTTAattggagtgtgtgagagactaAACCTTCTGGACCTGGAATATGGGAAGGATTTTCATGGAAAAAAATTCTTgcgtgttttttattttattttaatttatttatttatttgctctgATTTGCCAGGCGTACCTCCGGCGCCCCCTGGTGGTAGCGGTGTGCTGATGATGCAGCTGAGcgtccctcctcctcctgctgctgctgctcccgCCACCCAATGGAAGCAAAACAAATACTACAGCCTGGACCAGcagcatcaccaccaccacGGCTCCAAACCGTCTGAGCTGGGCTTGGTCGACACGACGCAGGTACGTGCGTTCACTTCAGGCTAATCGTGTACACACcgcaacttttatttatttgtttgtttgtttgtttgtttgtttatttatttatttatttatttatttatttatttattcattcattcattcattcattcattcatttttacttgAACTGTATGTTCTGTAAAAATGCTAATGTTGTAACCACATCCTGTATAACTAGATTATTCCGTGTTCAGTTGATGCTCTGAAACGTAGACTCTAGAGCATCTCTACTAGAAAACATCTGAGCAAAACATGGCCgacatgtcatttttatcaatgctgcacacacacgttttcctctctctctctctctctctctctctctctccagaacAGTCCTCAGCTGACCAGCCCCGCCCCTTCCCCCGCCCACTCGCCCGGTCCGCCCCATCTGGCCAATCTAAAGGGAATCCGTCCTGGCCTCGCCCCTCTTCCGATCATGCCTCAGTTCTCTCGACCCTTCCTTCAAGGTGAGTACTCGACGCGCACGCGTACAACCCCTTGTACTGCTCGTACAACCCCGTCTCTTTAGTGACTTCCTGCGGTGCTCTGTGCGTCTACAGGTGACTGCAGGTATCCTTTACTCGGACAGCCTCTACAGTACAACCATCCCATCAGACCTCCTCTAATGCACGGCTCTCATCTGGTCAACCACCACTACCATCCCCATCaggttgcacacacacacacacacacacacacacagacgcataCGTTTCTCCATATTGTCCCAGATGCACGGTTTTGCTGACGCCGCCTGTTTTTTCCAGGGTCCTATGGGAATCCGTCATGGGGGACGTGGCCGAAGACCAACGAAGAAATCACTGTCCACTGATAGTAGCACTGGGGAGATAGGTAATGAAAAGGCAGCACATGGTAGTGGCGTCTTCGCTGGTGTTGCGGTGGTATGAATGTATAATACACCGCCATGTTGTTGGGGTTAGAGAACACCTATCTGGTTCATCCGcgcagtgaagcatggtggcggtAGCATAGCATGATGTTCAGCATTACCCTTGCTTCTCTCCGTTATTATTTTGTAAACCCCTTCCTGGTTATGCAAGCTGTTTGTAGCTTTttcacacacgcgcgcacacacacacatacatatatatgtgtgtgtgtatatatgtgtgtgtatgtatgtatatgtgtgtgtatataaaccaATGAAACAAACCGTGTGTAGTTGTTTTATTGATGGAGTGATGAGTTCAGCAGTGTTTGCCGATGTGTTCTCACAGCGACCGGGCGTGTCCTGGAGGTGACGGACCTGCCAGCAGGCATCAGCCGCGCCGAGGCCGACTCTTTGCTGGCAGAGCTGGGCAAGGCAGGCGCGCTCATCAAATGGCTGCCGGAGCAgcagtgccaacatccccagCGCTTGGAGAGCAGCACCACCACGACCTCTGACCCCACCACCATGACCCCACGTGACCTCGCCTCTACCTACACCATCCTGGCCACCTTCCCGTCAAAGCAAGCGGCGCAGAGCGCGCTGCTCAAACTCAACACCTCCATCGGCACGTTTAGACTCAAGGCCATCCAGAGGGCTGGCTCTCAGTGAGGCCAcgcctccccctcctcctcatccATCCCATCACCATTTTCTTGCCTCACTACGTCCTGTTTTGTTGCGTTctcatgtttttgtttgcatCACTGTGGTGTTCTGGGTTTGATAGTTGTCTGGGGCTTtcttccccccaccccccacccacaccccccCACTACCTGGGGTTTGTTTAATAcaggggagaagaaggaaaaatctGAACCGTAACTGTTGACTCGAGATTATTTAATcgaaccaaaaaacaaaaaaagcccacacaaaaaaaaaggacacgttttgcaatttttctaaagaCTTGAAGAAGCTTTACCACAAAGACCGCATGGTTGATTTTGTACTGCAGAATGGAAGCTTGGACCACGTGCACTTGCTCTTTGTCTCGTTTGCGActcttcttgttctttttttttttttttttaattcttttttttattattttttttttttttttttaagggaggGCGGAGTGGGGGTGAGGGTGGGGGCGGGGGATAAAACACAAAGTCTGCTCAATTTGGTACGTCGTCGAGACCACAAACAAGAGAAAGCTTCAACTTCTTGTGCCTTCAAACACAACTGCACTGTTGCCCTGTCGGAGAAAGACGTCACCAAACCGAGCGGGTTGAACGATGACGGAGAGGACAattcctccccctctccctccgcGCTTTCTGTGAATGTCATCCGTTTCAGGCACCGACGGGAGGGAGCTCCGAGGGCCGATCCGACTGGCTCtgggttttaattttatttataagaggccgtttttaaaaaacaaaaaacaaacagattcaCTCCAGCtccacccccaaccccccccttctctctctctctctctctctctctctctctctctctctctgcagaaaTGTGTGCGTTTTtgaaaaactgtttttatttcagtttgaaACCAATAAATGTTTACACCAAACCGTGTGAATTCTTTCAAAGGAAAACGGCGCCATCTAAAGCTTCCGTCTTCAGTCTGGAGTGTTTTTACACCGGAAGTAGACACGTGTGTTTTCTGATCCTGATTACAGAattcttctgttgttgttgttgttgttgttgttgtactgAAACACCGTGGCCCTAAACagaaaattaatataataataaactaactTAAGGCCGCGATCACGTTCAGATCCCCGCAGTATGGCACTGAACACTAGGTCCGGGACGGACACTgataccaccatcaccactgaTGAGTTATACATGAtgctcttctgtgtgtgtgtgtgtgtgtgtgtgtgtgtgtgtgtgtgtgtgtgtgtgtgtgtgtgtgtgtgtgtgtgtgtgtgtgtgtgtgtgtgtgtgtgtgtgtgtgttttttccagaTTGAGCTGTGCGCGTGCTGGACTCCTGTCACTGAATCAGTAGTAATTCAGTATTCTGAAATCAGTTCTTTTTCAGGACCGAGGTGTGAATTCATTCGTTTCGTGCACGTCGGAGACCTGCGTCGCGCCTCAGCTGATCCTCACTTCACTGCACGGGTAGGTTTAAACTTAGCCTCCAGGCTTTATTAAATATCAGAGTATTGTGTCATGAaatatctatttatttgtttatttagttcagATGAGGCTTGTATAAATAAAGCAGGGTCCTAAAATAAAAGGCGACGCCCTGAGGAGTGAAACTGCATCTGTTGAGAGATGAACTTCCCACCCGAGATTACAGCATGTGACCGGGGCAGTTCCCCTCTTCATGGGGCGCTTCCCCTCTTCATGGCTCAGTGGCATTCAAATGCGATCACACCTGGCCCAACTCGCACTTTTCCCGAACGTTGTGTAATATGgggttttttaaacaaaaacaaaaacacagctttcTATGGATGTCAATGCAGTAAGATCGACTCGCTGCCGTTAAAGCTGTTCCTAAAACAACGTGGTGATGTCCATCACTTGGGCTAAAACAGGAGATCTGATGAACCGACCCAGGAGCCCGGAGCCCGGGTACTGGTGAACGGTCAGTACCGGGACACGCGTTCCTCACTGACTCGTCATCAAACAGTTCGATTGGTCATCGCTGTAGGAACATAATCCCCAGCGTGATGGTGTGATGCCGTTCTTTTCCTGTGGTCGCTCACCCTGAGGTGcttgtgtttattcatttttagcTGGTTTATAATTACGGTGCTGTGGAAAAGTATCTGcctcatcctgatttcttcagtttctgTCTAGATCTCGTATCaagtagttttagatcttcacaCGAAATACAGCATAAAGCAAACGCAGCCCGATTAAACAGAGcacagcttttattttaattgaaatataaaataaaagtcacCCGGCACCtttcacccatgtgaaaaaaaacGAATGAAACTGAAAATCCGGTTGTGCCGCCTTTCACGGAAAtgactgcaaccaaacgcttctgagaactggagatcagtctttcagttACTTCTAGGACGaggatttactcctacgctctggatcgttgtcttgctgcgtaaTCCAGTTACGCTCGAGTTTCAATTTACGTACTGAAGATCGGACATTCTCccttaggattttctggtagagagcaggaTTCGCGTTTCCCTCGAATACTGCACGTTGCTCTGGCCGTGAAGCAgtagagcatccccacaccatcacgccgcctccaccatgcttgaccgtaggtatgatgatctttttgtggaattctgtgtttggtttacgccaggcTTTGTTATATCTTTAGATTtcgttttcatttctgaaacattttAGTCTGAGTATTAAAGAAAACATCGAACTCGACCTCTGGATGCATTAAGTGCACAAACATCACGGCACAGTGTGTGGTATGTTTCTGTGTAGCGTCCACCGTACACGTCCCTCTGAATGAGCCGTTTCTGCCGAATCCATAACGTGATACGTCTAGCGCGTTAACCaggacgttagcagcagatcctttacgtcctgtaagttgtgaggtcgGGCCGCCGTCGCCGTCGCCGCCATCGGACTTCTTTGTCCCACGGATCGGGAACGGGAgaattcggaggccgagtcaacaccttgaactctttatcatgttcctcagaccgttcctgaacattttttgcagtgcgtcaggacgcattatcctgctgaaagagaccacctCCGTTGAGGAACACCGTTgctatgaaggggtgtacttggtctgctgCAGTGTTTAACACTACGTCACATCCACATGAAAGTCAGGACTCGAGGTTTCCCAGCGccactgaatgaaaatataacgcGGTTCTGtagagtttttacattttatttatttattttaatttaggGTCGTCCGTTTGCTTCATAGGAAAAGTCTCTGTCATAAAGAGGAGGATTTTGACTGCAGTATGAAGGACAGGCTAATCATTGGGCTTGTGCATTTCTTTATAAATCCACTAGAGTGCGCTCTAAGGCCAGCCCTCATACTAACACCATCTACAGTTGTGTgcatgtactgtgtgtgtgtgtgttttttttatttatatacatgtgtatatataattagagag is part of the Ictalurus punctatus breed USDA103 chromosome 27, Coco_2.0, whole genome shotgun sequence genome and harbors:
- the LOC108259264 gene encoding R3H domain-containing protein 1 isoform X1, whose amino-acid sequence is MRMSEVALEERGCDAMKVLESDGPPKHEHNATHTQHQEHTHNECVKEQSCSDLSNQTQPSTAAGQPMRRSKSNAKVKLVRSLAVCEESSPPTITEPSHQDKIHLQLSQASEKEEAASGDEDHTEKSPEKTERADKLPRRSLSRDPSQEYTDSTGIDLHEFLVNTLKNNPRDRMMLLKLEQDILDFIGNNESHKRKFPPMTSYHRMLLHRVAAYFGLEHNVDQTGKSVIINKTSNTRIPDQKFSEHIKDDKTDDFQKRYILKRDSLSLDQEDGRLRMRLKDDRRSKSIEEREEEYQRARERIFAQDGQDHFQLDKRIQEDMGYISSHQKRQLFRWLRDSSSENEPRSLEPRPWSSTDSDSSHRNGRPAMTKASSFSSISVLIRRDSTASSRSTGRLSKTGSDSCSSVGSSTGSLSRPALSLPVQAVPAPPRHVAACTVDPGPPSSAANAATRADTNTSANTNTSYYLLPLEASGIPAGSVLLHSQTGQPFTNPDGSAVVYNPTLTSQQGRGQQPMAPPPHLQQHQPANHVVTQHCGQCVQYSAISYPPPLLPVPLNQHYTVQDSLGNQFSQLSLVPGEVPDRQSGLFSHSMVLQNSAPTGYVLQPGQPVPMPTYPPPTPSIQQQGYIQQPVQQMSTCYCAPGQYSHSNQHYRPVTPVHYSGPQSQHVPPQQPGYQTLMQSQPPNYQGMMGAQQPQSQSLVSNQAALTNQIQGVVVQYPPMPPYQGSQNVPQPAYQQQLVLQGPTNQTQVPSASMQVYYSVLPPGQHSHSTVSSTVGFLPPPGSEQMQFPRAASPCGSQPIPTQQCTGVPPAPPGGSGVLMMQLSVPPPPAAAAPATQWKQNKYYSLDQQHHHHHGSKPSELGLVDTTQNSPQLTSPAPSPAHSPGPPHLANLKGIRPGLAPLPIMPQFSRPFLQGDCRYPLLGQPLQYNHPIRPPLMHGSHLVNHHYHPHQGPMGIRHGGRGRRPTKKSLSTDSSTGEIATGRVLEVTDLPAGISRAEADSLLAELGKAGALIKWLPEQQCQHPQRLESSTTTTSDPTTMTPRDLASTYTILATFPSKQAAQSALLKLNTSIGTFRLKAIQRAGSQ
- the LOC108259264 gene encoding R3H domain-containing protein 1 isoform X9; the protein is MMLLKLEQDILDFIGNNESHKRKFPPMTSYHRMLLHRVAAYFGLEHNVDQTGKSVIINKTSNTRIPDQKFSEHIKDDKTDDFQKRYILKRDSLSLDQEDGRLRMRLKDDRRSKSIEEREEEYQRARERIFAQDGQDHFQLDKRIQEDMGYISSHQKRQLFRWLRDSSSENEPRSLEPRPWSSTDSDSSHRNGRPAMTKASSFSSISVLIRRDSTASSRSTGRLSKTGSDSCSSVGSSTGSLSRPALSLPVQAVPAPPRHVAACTVDPGPPSSAANAATRADTNTSANTNTSYYLLPLEASGIPAGSVLLHSQTGQPFTNPDGSAVVYNPTLTSQQGRGQQPMAPPPHLQQHQPANHVVTQHCGQCVQYSAISYPPPLLPVPLNQHYTVQDSLGNQFSQLSLVPGEVPDRQSGLFSHSMVLQNSAPTGYVLQPGQPVPMPTYPPPTPSIQQQGYIQQPVQQMSTCYCAPGQYSHSNQHYRPVTPVHYSGPQSQHVPPQQPGYQTLMQSQPPNYQGMMGAQQPQSQSLVSNQAALTNQIQGVVVQYPPMPPYQGSQNVPQPAYQQQLVLQGPTNQTQVPSASMQVYYSVLPPGQHSHSTVSSTVGFLPPPGSEQMQFPRAASPCGSQPIPTQQCTGVPPAPPGGSGVLMMQLSVPPPPAAAAPATQWKQNKYYSLDQQHHHHHGSKPSELGLVDTTQNSPQLTSPAPSPAHSPGPPHLANLKGIRPGLAPLPIMPQFSRPFLQGDCRYPLLGQPLQYNHPIRPPLMHGSHLVNHHYHPHQGPMGIRHGGRGRRPTKKSLSTDSSTGEIATGRVLEVTDLPAGISRAEADSLLAELGKAGALIKWLPEQQCQHPQRLESSTTTTSDPTTMTPRDLASTYTILATFPSKQAAQSALLKLNTSIGTFRLKAIQRAGSQ